The following coding sequences are from one Perognathus longimembris pacificus isolate PPM17 chromosome 13, ASM2315922v1, whole genome shotgun sequence window:
- the LOC125362645 gene encoding glutamine-dependent NAD(+) synthetase-like — translation MGRKVTVAACALNQWALDFEGNLRRIFRSIEIAKNKGARYRLGPELEICGYGCWDHYYESDTLLHSLEVLKALLESPVTQDIICDVGMPVMHRNVRYNCRVIFLNRRILLIRPKTALANQANYRELRWFTPWARSRQIEEYFLPRMLQDVTNQETAPFGDAVLATWDTCIGSEICEELWTPHSPHVDMGLDGVEIFTNASGSHHTLRKAHARVDLVTMATTKNGGIYLLANQKGCDGDRLYYDGCAMVAMNGSIVAQGAQFSLDDVEVLTATLDLEDVRSYRAEISSRNLAASRVSPYPRVKVDFALSCPDDLLQPVSAPVPWTYHSPEEEISLGPACWLWDFLRRSRQAGFFLPLSGGLDSAASACIVYSMCRQVCQAVSRGSSLWSSDWHLATRGGSSRENLALQNVQARIRMVIAYLFAQLSLWSRGSRGGLLVLGTTNVDESLLGYLTKYDCSSADINPIGGVSKTDLRAFVQFCAQRFQLPALQGVLSAPATAELEPLADGQVSQTDEEDMGLTYAELSVLGRLRKTAKAGPYSMFCKLLHMWAKTCSPRQVAEKVKRFFSKYSMNRHKMTTLTPAYHAENYSPDDNRFDLRPFLYNSAWPWQFQRIDTQVLQLEWKAQQDPNDLDRGPTGAVDGRD, via the exons ATGGGCCGCAAGGTGACGGTGGCCGCGTGCGCCCTGAACCAGTGGGCGCTGGACTTCGAGGGCAACCTGCGGCGCATCTTCAGGA GTATTGAGATCGCCAAGAACAAAGGAGCAAGATACAGGCTTGGACCAGAACTGGAAATATG TGGCTACGGGTGCTGGGATCATTACTACGAGTCGGACACCCTCCTGCACTCGCTGGAGGTCCTGAAGGCCCTCCTGGAGTCTCCGGTCACGCAGGACATCATCTGTGATGTGGGGAT GCCTGTGATGCATCGCAATGTCCGCTACAACTGCAGAGTGATCTTCCTCAACAG GAGGATCCTGCTGATCCGGCCCAAGACCGCCTTGGCCAACCAGGCCAACTACCGCGAGCTGCGCTGGTTCACCCCCTGGGCCCGGAGCCG GCAGATAGAGGAGTACTTCCTCCCCCGGATGTTACAGGACGTGACAAACCAG GAAACGGCGCCCTTCGGGGACGCAGTGCTGGCCACCTGGGACACTTGCATCGGGAGCGAGATCTGCGAGGAGCTCTGGACGCCACACAG CCCACACGTCGACATGGGCCTAGACGGCGTGGAGATCTTCACCAACGCCTCGGGCAGCCACCACACGCTGCGCAAAGCCCACGCCAGGGTGGACCTGGTGACCATGGCCACCACCAAG AACGGTGGGATCTACCTGCTGGCCAACCAGAAGGGCTGCGACGGCGACCGGCTCTACTATGACGGCTGCGCCATGGTCGCCATGAACGGCAGCATCGTCGCCCAGGGGGCGCAGTTCTCGCTGGACGATGTG GAGGTCCTGACGGCCACGCTGGACTTGGAGGACGTGAGGAGCTACCGGGCGGAGATCTCGTCCCGGAACCTGGCG GCCAGCAGGGTGAGCCCCTACCCCCGGGTCAAGGTGGACTTCGCCCTCTCGTGCCCTGACGACCTGCTGCAGCCCGTCTCTGCCCCCGTGCCGTGGACGTACCACAGCCCCGAGGAGGAGATCAG TCTTGGGCCTGCCTGCTGGCTCTGGGACTTCCTGAGACGAAGCCGACAG GCCGGCTTTTTCCTGCCCCTGAGTGGCGGCCTGGACAGCGCGGCCTCCGCCTGCATCGTCTACTCCATGTGCCGCCAGGTGTGCCAGGCCGTGAGCCGCGGAAGTAG cctctggagcagcgACTGGCACCTGGCCACGCGCGGAGGGAGCAGCCGGGAGAACCTGGCCCTGCAGAATGTGCAG gcTCGTATCCGGATGGTCATCGCCTACCTGTTCGCTCAACTGAGCCTTTGGTCCCGGGGCTCCCGTGGGGGCCTGCTGGTCCTCGGAACCACCAACGTGGACGAGAG CCTCCTCGGCTACCTGACCAAGTACGACTGCTCCAGCGCGGACATCAACCCCATAGGGGGGGTCAGCAAGACGGACCTGAGGGCCTTTGTCCAGTTCTGCGCGCAGCGCTTCCAGCTCCCTGCCCTGCAGGG CGTGCTGTCGGCGCCGGCCACCGCAGAGCTGGAGCCCTTGGCCGACGGACAGGTGTCCCAGACAGATGAG GAGGACATGGGCCTGACCTACGCGGAGCTGTCCGTCCTCGGGAGGCTCAGGAAGACGGCCAAGGCGGGGCCCTACAGCATGTTCTGCAAGCTGCTCCACATGTGGGCCAAAACCTGCAGCCCCAGGCAG GTGGCTGAAAAGGTGAAGAGGTTCTTCTCCAAGTACTCCATGAACAGACACAAGATGACCACGCTCACGCCCGCCTACCACGCGGAGAACTACAGCCCTGATGACAACAGGTTTGACCTGCGGCCCTTCCTGTACAACTCGGCCTGGCCCTGGCAGTTCCAGAGAATCGACACCCAG GTTCTGCAGCTGGAGTGGAAAGCCCAGCAGGACCCGAATGACCTGGACCGAGGGCCGACGGGGGCGGTGGACGGCCGGGACTga